One stretch of Nycticebus coucang isolate mNycCou1 chromosome 7, mNycCou1.pri, whole genome shotgun sequence DNA includes these proteins:
- the LOC128590048 gene encoding uncharacterized protein LOC128590048 isoform X2 gives MQQRSDTTCGKQQGLSLGRPDRRLGPYGSKSPRSQARSGGIRQLGRRVREPLRPRVSRAPALRPHLCSPSPRNSGFARWGGECGARPQDPLTCTSAADQPPPPQPSPGKPLQLASRGAIQPIARDAAGAGQPGRKGRRSRNFPGALKLPGGGSEKIAVRVIHCRSRLL, from the coding sequence ATGCAGCAACGATCAGACACTACTTGCGGGAAGCAGCAGGGCCTGTCCTTGGGACGTCCAGACCGACGCCTGGGCCCTTACGGGAGCAAGAGCCCCAGGTCGCAGGCGAGAAGCGGGGGCATCAGGCAGCTGGGCCGGCGCGTCAGGGAGCCCTTGAGACCACGGGTCAGCAGAGCCCCGGCCCTCCGGCCCCACCTCTGCTCCCCCTCGCCCCGGAACAGCGGCTTCGCGAGGTGGGGGGGAGAGTGCGGTGCACGGCCGCAGGACCCGCTTACCTGCACTTCGGCCGCGGACCAGCCTCCACCTCCGCAGCCGTCACCCGGGAAACCGCTGCAGCTAGCGTCACGTGGTGCGATCCAGCCAATCGCGCGGGACGCCGCCGGCGCGGGGCAGCCTGGGAGGAAAGGCCGGCGGTCCAGAAACTTCCCGGGTGCCCTGAAACTTCCCGGTGGCGGAAGTGAGAAAATCGCAGTCCGTGTGATCCACTGTCGGTCACGGCTG
- the LOC128590048 gene encoding BLOC-1-related complex subunit 6-like isoform X1, whose amino-acid sequence MATGSQSAVPGLGLAAAGWITGELARNANAEPGPDRRNEKAWGGRSRRGRQRSVSPQGLPPPPPPPAGDKSLGASSRRSRPGSGADAARPARAHPPLTRGPAGRRQGARGIFTHRLTLGWGTRSGLGLERITVSSGGSGGVSGHSPGSTPTFLGRSLPGTGTRALPARWSEGESFPEIPRALERRIGPHPASWARWLPSCPLPQPGPGLPLGPYALQKTDPGSTGTSGLLHAQRQKPVSELKPNGRRRRVDRLSSGVGDQPEPERDPPSPKNIAGHRGRRF is encoded by the coding sequence ATGGCCACGGGCTCTCAAAGTGCGgtccctggcctgggcctggctgcAGCAGGATGGATCACTGGagaacttgctagaaatgcaaaCGCTGAGCCTGGCCCAGACCGACGAAACGAGAAGGCCTGGGGTGGGCGCAGCCGTCGGGGCAGGCAGCGGAGCGTGTCTCCCCAGggcctgccgccgccgccgccgccgcccgccggGGATAAATCTCTGGGCGCGAGCAGCCGGCGGAGCCGCCCGGGAAGCGGCGCAGACGCGGCCAGGCCCGCCCGCGCCCACCCGCCCCTGACGCGGGGACCAGCCGGGAGAAGGCAGGGGGCCAGAGGGATTTTCACCCACCGCCTGACACTGGGCTGGGGGACTCGCAGTGGCCTCGGACTGGAAAGGATCACGGTCAGCAGCGGCGGTTCGGGTGGGGTCTCGGGGCACAGCCCCGGGAGCACCCCCACATTCCTGGGGCGGTCACTTCCAGGAACCGGGACTCGGGCTCTGCCAGCCCGGTGGTCAGAAGGCGAGAGCTTCCCAGAAATACCACGCGCTCTGGAGCGGAGAATCGGTCCCCACCCGGCGTCCTGGGCTCGCTGGCTCCCAAGCTGCCCCCTTCcccagcccggcccaggcctccCTCTCGGCCCCTACGCCTTACAAAAGACAGACCCGGGCAGCACAGGCACGTCAGGTCTCCTTCACGCCCAGCGACAGAAGCCTGTCTCAGAACTTAAGCCAaatgggaggcggaggcgggtggatcgcctgagctcgggagttggagaccagcctgagccagagcgagaccccccatcTCCCAAAAATATAGCTGGACATCGTGGCCGGcgcttttag